Below is a window of Stygiolobus azoricus DNA.
GGGGTGTGGATGTTCCTTAAGGAAGTAATGAGCTTGAACTATCATTCCCGGAGTACAGTAGCCGCACTGGAGGGCAAAGTTTTCCTTGAATGACTCTTTAAGCTCCTTCGCGTCTAACCCTTCTATAGTAGTTATCTCAGCACCGTCAGCTTGGACTGTAAGCACTGTACAAGATTTAACGCTCTTACCGTTTAGGAGTACAGTACACGCACCACAAGTTGACGTGTCACACCCTATCTTAGTACCAGTAAGCCCTAGTTCATCTCTCAGAAAGTGGACTAGTAATTGCCTAGGCTCTACTTCCCTTTCGTACCATATCCCGTTTACTTTTATTTTAACTTTTGCCTTTTCCCCGGTCTAACTAACAACACCTAACACCTCCTTTAGGGTGTTTACCGTAAGAGCTTTCATCACCTTTTTTCTGTACTCGGAAG
It encodes the following:
- a CDS encoding (2Fe-2S)-binding protein produces the protein MKVNGIWYEREVEPRQLLVHFLRDELGLTGTKIGCDTSTCGACTVLLNGKSVKSCTVLTVQADGAEITTIEGLDAKELKESFKENFALQCGYCTPGMIVQAHYFLKEHPHPSEEEIREGIHGNICRCTGYQNIIKAIKQVAGGEGHVHG